A genome region from Thermococcus onnurineus NA1 includes the following:
- a CDS encoding DUF434 domain-containing protein produces the protein MLRDAYIDLKYLLNRGYRKSYALEFVANHYRLTKKERHLLARCVFSDGWIREVEGKLLKPEELVGKVLAVDGFNVLITLESLLDGKAILCEDGLIRDLKYQGRYRINERTGDLLTKIAMALKELGIKKTVFFYGKNVPGSGEVKRLTEEKLKEFDIPGEVKLVKSPDFELKAFEVVATADVGIIVRVPHVFDLAGYVGEKLGKGARPFVEFMGKMCSEEV, from the coding sequence TCTCAAATATCTGCTCAACAGGGGCTACCGGAAAAGCTATGCATTAGAATTCGTTGCCAACCACTACAGGCTTACGAAAAAAGAGCGGCATCTTCTGGCCAGATGCGTCTTTTCTGATGGATGGATCAGGGAAGTTGAGGGAAAGCTCCTAAAACCCGAAGAACTTGTCGGGAAGGTTCTGGCGGTAGACGGTTTCAACGTCCTCATAACCCTCGAATCTCTCCTCGATGGGAAAGCAATACTCTGCGAGGACGGCTTGATAAGGGACCTGAAGTACCAGGGGAGGTATAGAATCAACGAGAGGACCGGTGATTTGCTTACTAAAATCGCGATGGCCCTGAAGGAACTGGGGATTAAGAAGACGGTCTTCTTTTACGGGAAGAACGTGCCGGGAAGCGGAGAGGTCAAGAGGCTGACCGAGGAGAAGCTGAAGGAATTTGATATTCCTGGGGAAGTAAAACTGGTTAAAAGCCCAGATTTTGAGCTCAAGGCCTTTGAGGTGGTTGCCACCGCGGATGTGGGGATAATCGTCAGAGTTCCCCACGTCTTTGACCTCGCTGGATACGTCGGCGAGAAGCTCGGAAAGGGAGCGAGGCCATTCGTTGAGTTTATGGGGAAAATGTGTTCAGAGGAGGTTTAA